In the genome of Candidatus Nitrosotenuis sp. DW1, one region contains:
- a CDS encoding universal stress protein: MNEKYRRILVPYDGSKFSKKALEEAIEIAKKFDSDLYLLTVMDALTVAPPTFYAIPGAIFDIKKFEKYYRAATAKTDLTLRNEVVRCKEQGIRADYEIMTGSPGDTVLEFAKKKKIDMIVMGSQGLSGIRKIKAFGSISRKVSELAACPVLIVR, encoded by the coding sequence ATGAACGAAAAATATCGGCGAATACTTGTTCCTTATGACGGCTCGAAATTTTCAAAGAAAGCGCTTGAGGAAGCAATTGAGATAGCAAAAAAATTTGATTCTGACTTGTATCTACTTACGGTAATGGATGCCTTAACAGTGGCACCTCCAACCTTTTACGCAATACCCGGAGCGATATTTGATATAAAAAAATTTGAGAAATATTACCGGGCCGCAACTGCAAAAACTGATCTCACACTCCGCAATGAGGTGGTGAGATGCAAAGAACAAGGCATTCGTGCCGATTATGAAATAATGACAGGGTCTCCAGGAGACACAGTATTGGAATTTGCCAAAAAGAAGAAAATAGACATGATAGTCATGGGCAGCCAGGGACTTTCAGGAATTCGTAAGATAAAGGCATTTGGAAGCATTAGCAGAAAGGTTTCAGAGTTAGCTGCCTGCCCTGTTCTGATAGTTAGATAA